From Aegilops tauschii subsp. strangulata cultivar AL8/78 chromosome 5, Aet v6.0, whole genome shotgun sequence:
gtcagcatcccaagcttaactcctactcgtcctcgagtaggtaagtgataaaaacagaatttttgatgtggaatgttgcctaacatgtcatatcatattcttttctttatagcatggacatttgggcttttatgtgattcaaagcaatagtctagtttttacatgataatttaaatactcaaagcatatcaacaagcaaccatgtctttcaaaatatcaacgctaaaataagttatccctagcccatcatgctcaaccattgatcaattcatgaaacacactcgcatattagctacacccaatactcaagtacggtcatattgcctcctagttggtgcttttataagagaagatggacactcaaattcaaaataaaaattgcataaagtaaaagaaaggcccttcgcagaggaaagtagggatttgtagaggtgccagagctcaaagcaaaaaacttagagataaaaacattttgggaggtgtatccttcccaccaacgaaaacgacttagagttcccaacactttccatgctagatatatcataggcggttcccaaacagaaaataaagtttattcctttttccaccatacttccacattccatggctagccgtatccacggttgccctccataccaacactttccaaggaatttattattttacaacataaagtaaattcattttttcatttcaggactgggcatccctaaaacctttgccttactctcgtgcaatgacaagtgaataaacactcatcgtgagaataacacatccggcatggaaaatattagccacccctcaccgctccgcgagcgaaatgaacacacaaaagagaagtttattttgaaaattagagatggcacatacaaatttgcttagaacggcaaaagaataccgcatatgaGTAGATATAGTGGAaacatgtggcaaaactggtttaaaggattttggatgcacaagtagagatcatacttagtgcaaaatgaaggctagcaaaagattgagaagcgaccaaccaagaaacgaataatctcataagcaagcattaagcataattaacaccgaaccacaagtaggatataatatcattgcatgactattgactttcgtgcttgcatagggaatcacaaaccttaacaccatattcttactaaagcataattactcatcaacacaactcacatagcacatcatcatatctcaaaactattactaagaatcaagtttattttgtccaatgatcttcatgaaatttttattatatccttcttggatatctatcactttgggactaattttcatgtgttgcttttcataagctcaaacaaatataagtgaagatcatgagcataatttttctttctctcaaaataacttaagtgaagcaagaaagaatttcttgaaaattttactaactctcaaataaatctatgtgaagaaagagagcatttcttcaaaaatactaaagcacaccgtgcttaaaaagatataagtgaagcactagagcaagtccatagctcataaaagatttaagtgaagcatagagagcaattctaacaagtcatgacataattttggctctctcgaataggtgtgtccagcaagggatcaagacttaaaacacaaaataaaacaagcaaagaatcatatcatacaagacgctccaagcaaaacacataatatgtgacgaataaaaatatagcttcaagtaaaataccgatggtcgttagaagaaagaggggatgccactcgggggcatccccaagcttagttgtttgctcatttttggataatagcttgggatgtcggggcatccccaagcttaggctcttctatccttattccttcatccatcgtaagataacccaaaacttgaaaactttaatcacacaaaactcaacaaaaccttcgtgggatccgttagtataagaaagcaaaccactactataagcattgtatcaaaccaattcatattttgattttgcattatatctactgtattccaacttttctatggcaaaaactcatcaaagaaaaccatagagccatcaaaataagtacacaacgcaaagaaacagaatctgtcaaaacagaacagtctgtagcaatctgactatttcgaatacttctataactccaaaaattctaaaaatttgGACGAcgtgggtaatttgtatattaatcttctgcaaaaataattgtcattttatcacgctctggtgatttttaactattgttttcgtgagcgcataagtttctgtttttcagcaagatcaaacaactatcacccaagaagatcctaaaggatttacttggcacaaacactaattaaaacacaaaaaacacaatcataacattaccataattgtgcaaacacacaagaacagaaagcaaaaagcaaaaataaattttattcattgggttgcctcccaacaagcgctatagttttacgcccttatcTAGGCATAAgtcaaggatctaagttttgtcatccttgttcaactcttcaatcaaacacttagaatcCTTCAAAAATTTAGCATAAAGATCTTCAATGAAAATACTCCTAGGAATAAATTTAAAGAATTCGTTCTTGCAAAAAGGATCTCTTATTACTTCAACAAAATCCGGGtgaatactaatcatcttaagatcttctttattactattactagaagttgcacccttgttcttGGTAACTTGAGTAACTTTGCCAATCTTTACGGGAGTTTTTTCGATAGGTTTAGCGGAAGCAAAAGCTGTGCTTagattactaaagatttcttcTAGTTTATCAGTCCGAGACGGGCTTTCCTCTATTCTTTCAGGGATTACGGTACCCTtttcttttaacaacttaaaaTTTTCTCCCGCTTTTGACTGAATCTTGGTggcaaaattatgcatctttttatctATAATTTCCAATAGGGCCCccctgccacgggagggtaggacaaaagatgtcatgcaagttcttttccataagcacgcatgactatattcggaatacatgcctacattatattgatgaactggagctagttctgtgtcaccctatgttataaccgttgcatgatgaatgccatccgacataattatccatcattgatccattgcctacgagcttttcacatattgatctttgctaagttacttttccgttaGCACTCTTACAATTGCTACGAAACTACCaccgttacttttgccactgttactgttacttccatactactttgctactaaatattttgttgcggatattaagtctttcaggtgtggttgaattgacaactcagctgctaatacttgagaatattctttggctccccgtGTGCCGAATCaacaaatttgggttgaatactctaccctcgaaaactattgcgatcccctatacttgcgggttatcaataaagtaaatcaattacatggcgtttgcatttcatacaataaagcgacaaccataaggctcctgccagttgccgataacttttacaaaacatgatcatctcatacaataacgtatatcacaccatgtcttgaccatatcacatcacaacatgccctgcaaaaacaagttagacgtcctctactttgttgttgcaagttttacgtggctgctacgggattctagtgagaaccgttcttacctacgcatcaaaaccacaacggtgatttatcaagtttgctgttttaaccttcaacaaagaccggccgcagtcaaatccGAAGCaaacacccgccaaccacctttacgcaaaactagttgcatgtctgtcgatggaaccggtctcatgaacgtggtcatgtaaggttggtccgggccgcttcattcaacaatatcgccgaatcaacataagacattggtggtaagaagtatgacgatcaccgcccacaactctttgtgttctactcgtgcatatcatctacgcatggacctggctcggatgccagtgttgggaaacgtagcatgcaatttcaaaaaattcttacgctcacgcaagatctatctaggagatgcataacaacgagagggggagagtgtgtccatataccctcgtagaccgaaagcggaagcgtttgacaacacagttgatgtagtcgaacttcttcttgttccgaccgatcaagcaccgaacgtacgacacctccgagttctacacacgttcagctcgatgacgtccctcgaactcttgatccagcaaagtgtcgagggagagttccgtcagcacgatcgcatggtgatggtgatggtgaagtgatccgggcagggcttcacctaagcactacgtgaatatgaccggaggcgtaaactgtggaggagggtgccgcacacggctaggaatcaatgttgtgtgttctagcggtgcccccctcatatatatatataggttggaggggaggagaggcaaccaagggggcgccccaagtaggaggaatcctacttgggcgccacccaattcggcctccccccttccatattcatccggagggggaaggaaggaggagggaggagagaaggaagggggaggccgaatccctccccttcctttccctcttctcctctttccttcccccctatttcggcctacatggggcgcaccagccccctaggggctggtctgtccccttcttggcccattaggcccatgtagttgccggggggatgcccggaaccccttctagTGACCCGATACATACCcagtacccccagaacacttccggtgtacGAATACTATCGTcatatatatgaatatttacctcttgaccattttgagactcctcgtcatgtccgtgatctcatccgggactccgaacaacattcggtcaccaaatcacataactcatataatacaaaatcatcatcgaacgttaagcgtgcggaccctacgggtttgagaactatgtagacatgaccgagacacctctccggtcaataaccaacagcggaacctggatgctcatattggtccctacatattctacgaagatctttatcggtcgtaccgcagtgacaacatacgtaattccctttgtcatcggtatgttacttgcccgagattcgatcgtcggtatcttcatacctacttcaatctcgttaccggcaagtctctttactcgttctgtaatacatcatcccgcaactaactcattagtcactttgctttcaacgcttcttatgatgtgtattaccgagagggcccagagatacctctccgatactcggagtgacaaatcctaatctcgatctatgccaacccgacgaacaccttcggagatacctgtagagcatctttataatcacccagttacgttgtgacgtttgatagcacacaaggcattcctccggtatccgagagttgcataatttcatagtcgaaggaatatgtatttgacatgaagaaagcaatagcaataaagctgaacgatcaatatgttaagctagcggatgggtcttgtccatcacatcattctcctattgatgtgatcccattcatcaaatgacaacacatgtctatggttaggaaatttaaccatctttgattaacgagctagtctagcagaggcttactagggacacggtgttttgtctatgtatccacacatgtatcaagtttccagttaatacaattctagcatgaataataaacatttatcatgatataaggaaatataaaagaAAAAAGTCCATTTTACTACCCTGAATAAAGTCGGTGGTTCACTTTACCCCCTGATCTATTTTTCGGCTTCTTTTACCCCCCAAACAAACCCAAACCGGACAAAACACCCCCCTGGCTGGTTTTTCTCCACCCTCTGCTGATGTGGCACTAGTCAACGGCGGTTTTGACTTGGGTGGGGCCCCCTTGTCAGgtttctctttctctctctttctctctctctctctctctctctctctctctatctatctatctctctctctcggtcacaaccgccgccgccgaaggagcTCGCCCCGAGCCCGAGCCACCCGTGCCCCACCTCCCTCACCACGTCGCCCAGGAGCGGCTGCCCTCTCCCCGCCATCGCGCCGGCGTCCTGCCAGAGGAGCCTCGTCCCGCGCCGCCGCAGATTGCCCCGCCCCCGCGCCGCCGTTgcctcgccgaccccgccggccatgccatcccgccgccgcccgagcccgccccgAGTACCCACCGCCAGTGGTtgccaccaccgcctccacccCGTGCGCCACCATCTCCTGCCAACCCCGCCTGGCCCTGCTCCGCTCGCCGGCGCGCCACCGCCTCCTGTCGACCCCGCCGGCCACGCCATCCCGCCGCCGCGCGAGCCCGCCCCAAGTACCCACCGCCGGTGGTTGCCACCACCGCCTCGGCCCCGTGCGCCACCGCCTCCTGCCGACGCCGCCTGACCCTACTCTGCTCGCCAGCGGGTGTAcctggagagagagagaggtgagaGAAACCTGACAAGAGGGCCCCACCCAGGTCAAAACCGTCGTTGACTAGTGCCACATCAGCAGAGGGTGGAGAAAAACCAGCCAGGGGGTGTTTTGTCCGGTTTGGGTTTGTTTGGGGGGTAAAAGAAGCCAAAAAATAGACCAGGGGGTAAAGTGAACCACCCACTTTATTCAGGGTAGTAAAATGGACTTTTtcaatataaaataacaactttattattgcctctagggcatatttccttcagggacATGGAGGAATGCAGCGATTGGCTACACCCGTCGGAGAACATACAGTGAGGGAAGTGGCTTGTGgcaaagagaagagaagagtGGTTCGGGGGGCCAGGAAAATGATCGTGTCTGATCTTTCTACCTCGAGGTAGGTTtcgtggaagaggaggaggaggttgtgGCGGCATGCCTCGGAAACGTAGCTCTGGTGATGCCGATTTTGAGGAGGGTGGTGACCTAAATGACACGACAGAGAGCCCTTTCAAAGAAACCAGCTGCTAATGATGGGGAAGACAAGAAGGACCAAGGTGCGGTGGCTAGGAAACTATATATGGatgaaggggggaggagaggaacCAAGAAGTTCGTTGCTGGTGTCGTGACACGACTAGTAATAGGGGCACCGTCAGAGGTAGTGTGTGATGCTCTAATCCCGCCCACCTCCATCCTACGTACCACCAAAGGACCGCAAGAAAGCAAGGAAGAGTACTTCACCAGCCATGTGTGTAACTTCTGAAGCGGCATAGGCGGCCTCCCTTGAGGAGGCTTGTTTGGTGAAATGAGTCTCTTCTACTAGAATTGTTTTGGAGTGGGCTCCTCTGCGATAGTTTGTGGGCTTCGCAATTTTGCGAGGCAATTTGCCCAGTCAGTGCTTTGTATAGTTGAAACTTAGCTGCCCAAAGCTCGAGTAAAAAACTTGTTAGACACTTTAGGTTTTGATGATGCTTATACAGTTAGGAGAGGTTTGGGTTTGTTTTGGAATAATGAAATAAAGGTGGAAGTGTTTGGTTACTCTAACTATCACATTGATGTTCATGTTACTTTGAAGGCGATGACCCGTGGCGTCGACATGCATGTGTGGTGAGGCACGTGTCATTGAGAGAAAATGCATGTGGGATCTTATGCACTCTTTATCTCCAAAGAGTGATAAACCATGGATTTGTATAGGTGATTTTAATGAAGTGCTCATGTTGGATGAGTTTGAAGGGATAGGACAGAGAAGTATGTCTCGGTGACGGATTTAAAAGATGGAGTGGATATATGCGGTCTCAAAGATATAAAAAAATTCGACACTAGGTGGACTTTTGAAAAGCGTGTGGCCGGGGGCACCTACACCAAGGTACGACCTTATTCTGACTCCTACTAGGGCAATCAGGTTTAAGTTAAGCCCGCAACTTAGTTTTTCACTTCTCTTCCGACACAAGCTTCGTTGTCAAGCCTGGGCACAGCTCTGGATTCGGTTGACTAGTGCAGCAAGTTTCCTAATGTTGTGCTCGTATCAACATCCACTTCTGATCGCAGCCCTATAGTCCATCACTTCTGATCACATCTGATGAACTGATGTGGGAATCCTATGATGGTTTCAAGGAAACCATAGAGCAACATTGGCAGGTCCTGGGAGCTCATACGTTTGATGGATTCCGGGCCAAACTCAACTCCCTGTCAGCCAAATTAACTCGTTGGAACAATATAACTTTTGGGCACGTTAAATCGGAAATAAGGAAGCTGAGAATTAAAAAGCTTAATGCATCGGGATGGAACTTGCATCGAGGATGCTGCGAAGACGGAGCAAATGGTTACAACCTTTTATCGGGACCTTTTCATTGTGAGGAAACGGCCAACATAGATAAAGTGATCGATACGGCAAAGTCACCAACGTGATGAACGAAAGGTTAACAACAGACTATATAATAGAGGAGGTAAAGTCTGCCCCCACAAAAGCACCAGACTCGGATAGATATCCGACTCATTTTTTCTAGCAACACTTAGAGATGTGTGGAGAAGAAGTGACCATGTTGGTCTTATGTATCTTGAGAGGAGTAGAGGATATTGGGACTTGAATGACAAAATTTTGGTTCCAAATCCAAAGGTAACAAGCCCGACCCTCCTATCTCAGTTTCGATCTATGAGTCTGTGTGATGTCCTTTATAAGATCGCTTCGACGGTTCTGGCTAACGGTCTGGAGTTGATCCTACCTAAGATTATTTCATAAGAAACAATTtgctttggggggggggggggagggttaCAGACAATATAATTTCAACTGGTGAATAACTTcattttatgaaaagcaacaacacaaagaaaacaatGTTTGTGCGCTGAAACTAGATATATGAAGGCGTGACCAATTGGAGTGGAACTACCTTAAGGAAATAATGACCAAGTTGGAGTTTGCACCAGTTTGGTTTTCTTCGGTTATGTGGTTGGTGAGCTCTATGGAAATTTCTGGTATGTTTAATGGAAAGATGTTCAAGGAGTTCAAACCTATGAAGGAATCCTTAGGGAGACCCGATTTTGCCTTACCTCTTCTTGTTGGCAGTAGAGGGCCTTTCGTCCCTCTTAAAAAAAATCACTCGGTCATCGATTGTGAGTGGGATTAAGATGGCAGAATGGGGACCACCGGTGAGTCACTTTTCGCGAACGACAGCCTGATGTTCGTCAAGGCTGGGGTGATGGTGCAACTTTGGTATCCTCTTTGTTGGAAACATATTGtcgggcttgggggggggggggggggatcttTCTAAGTCTTCGAGTTTTTTGAGTAAAGGGTGCCCTCAAGTGGTTAAGGATGAGATGAAGGCTATTCTCAATGTCCACAATGAAAGTTTATCAGAGAAGGTACTTGGGGATGCCTACTGATGTAGGTACTAGCAAAATGGAGCTTTCAAGTATCTTAAAAAAAGTTTTGGAATAAGGTGAAAGGTTTGATGGACAAAACTCTTTCTTTCGGACGGAAAGATATGCCTAACAAATTTGTCGCGCAGGCGATACCAGTCTACTCTGTCTTGCTTTAAACTACTGCGCGGACCCTAACTTCAAATAAACTCTATCATTAGGAAGTTCTAGTGGGGTATTAGGCGCCAGGAAAGGAAGATGAGTTGGGTGTCATGGAAGGTTATGGCATGACCAAAATACCAAGGGTGCTAGTTTCAGAGATATAGAGGTATTTAATTTGGTCATGTTGGCAAGGCAAGCATGGCGGATCTTGCAAGCTCCCGACACTTTAAGCACAAAAAATCTGAAAGCAAGGTATTATCCTAAtactgatttttttttgaaagctCAACTTGGTGGCCATCTTTCCCAGATTTGGAGGGAAATAGTGAAGGGGAAGGATGTCCTCCCACACGGCCTAAGTCGTCGTATCGATGAGGGTACAATGCAGATATCTGGCAGCAAAATTAGATATCTGGCAGCAAAATTGGATCCCACGGGATTACTCTATGCTGCCCATTGCATGCCTAACTCACCACCGGCACGTTGATTGATGAAACCTCAGCACGTTGGCAGAAAGATGTGGTCGGGTCCGTCTTCCTTCCTTTCAAGTACACAAGTGAATGTAATCTGAGACGGTTTAAAAAACTGAAATTTCTCTTGACTCGTTACATGCATGCTGCGTTGGAGTCAAATCCAAGTCGACATGACTAATCTTATAATCCCTCCATTCCTATTTACTCTGCCTATTAGGTTTGTCTTAAGTCCATTTGTTGATGTTTGAACAAGTTAAAAATAATACCAGCATTGCAAATACCAAATGGATATCATTAGATCCATCATGTAACATATTTTCACACTATTTATTGTAAATGCTAATGTTTTTTAATATAAATTAGGTCAAACTTTACCAAGTTTGACGACAAAcctaatatgcaaagtaaaatgaGAAATGAAGGGAGTAGTACTTTATAACCATTCCAAGAACAAAAGCAAAAGTAACAAGGTAGATAGGAGAATTATTCCAGAGAATTACATAGGGTAACAAAAGTCACTTGATCTATTCGATTTTGAGAACTAGGCTCCTCTGTTTGATCATGGTAAGACAATGTTCCTGCCTCATTGTGTCTGCCCTACAAGAGTAAGTTTCCCATACATAGTCCTATTCGATTTGATAACTGGGCGATCGTGCTGCGCCGAGCTGCCTACAGATCAGCGTCATCCTCCTCTGATTTGCTAGATGGCTCGCCATTGACAGCGACAAGCTCTGTGTCGAATATGAGAGTTGCTCCGCCTGCAAGAGAAAAAAGAGGACTCATATCAGAAATCTGCAAGAAAAACAGCTGCTTACTAACTAGAGAGCGTAAAATGGTATACCTGGAATGGTAGGTGGTGATCCCTGATCCCCATAGCCGAGCTTTGAAGGGATCTTCAGCTTCCTCTTCTCACCAATGCACATGCCCAAAATTCCCTGATCCCATCCTACAGGGTGAAGTATGGACATTCAGGCAGAGAACCAAATTGTGAATGAAGAAACTACCCAGTTATCCAATGGGCCCTTTTCACAATTACCTTTGATCACTTGACCAGTGCCCAATTCAAATTCAATCGGGTCACCCCTTTCAAAGCTAGAATCGAAAACTGTTCCATCGGTAAGTGTTCCCTGGTGACAGAaaagacatgattcagaaatGAATTCCTATATCATGTAGCATTAAAACCTCTTTAAGTAAACCTATATGGGATGGTTGAATTAACAAATTATAGCGTAAGTTCTAACTATTTTTACATTGGATCAAAAAGATGTTTTGTAGCTTCCTATAAGCAAATTCGCAGTTTCACCCAGTATCATACATATTGCAGTCCCCCAATATCTACATATTGCAGTAGATAAAATCCTTAGGGGAGTACTGAAGGACTaagttttcttttcttcttttacCGAACAAAGGAGTAAGTTAAGGCATACTAGTTGAGTGAAATGAAGTGGAGAGAAAGAGGACAATGCAGTTCTGTAAATACCACAATAAAGAAGAATCTCAAATCAGAACTCTCCATGACAAATTGCCATGGCTTAAAtattgcaaaaataatcaacagATATAGGTCAAACAGCAGAATATTGAACTTACACGGTAGTGAACTTTAACTCTGTCACCTTTGTGAGCCGAGATGCTGCAGGATTCTGGCTTGTACTGAAAATTACAACATGGGCATAATAACAAGATAAGAGGCATAATAACTGAATTGCAGAAATGAAGCTAGCACATGGTGTTAAACTATGCTCTATTGCTTTCTTATAAAAAAGAAAGCAGGGCCATATGGCGTTTCCTCCAAAATTATCTATGCTCTACTGCAGTTCAGCATGAAATCCAGTATCCATGTAACTACCGTTCGTTTCATTagcatactccctccgtcccaaagtAAGCGTCGTTTATTTTGGGACTGAGGGAGTAGCAATTATTTTCTTTGAACCATCTCGATTCATAACGATGTATCTTTAAGATCAAAGTACTGCACCAAATTCTGGATGGCTATTTTCACAACACGGCTTCGCTAATACTAAAAAGATCAGTATGTTGAGCCAAATTGTGGAtgatgcttctcacaacaagtttTTGTTAATACTTTTAGGCAATTCGCTTCAGCTTGGCCTGCTGGCATATTCAGTTTTTGAAAGAAAAGCAGAAGCGTTTGCCCTCTGCACTGATGGATTTAGGTCATAGGTTGTGCGAAACCTCTGGTATGTACTACTCCTACTAAACTAAACAAAATGGTGATCTATCACCTCCAAAGCGACAGGATAAACCTCGAGTTGTGTGAACATCAGTCCCACGAAGACAGTTCTTTTCTGAAAATTCAATCCATCCAGAATGTTATCCGACGGGATCTACTCTAACACAATTCGCGCGTACCAGGCCTCAGATCCGACGAAATTCACGATTGCACAGCATCTAATCTATTTCCCTCAGGCTGAATCGATCCACCCGACGAGACACGCAGGAGGAAAACACACAATTCTGAACGCAGCCAGGAAGGATCCACTGATGACAGCAGAGCCGAGAGCCCGGGGGACGTACCTTGACGCCGATCTGGAGCGCCGAGACGTCGCCGGACTTCTTCGCGGAGGCTGCAGGGAAATTAAAAGAGCCAGATCGGATCAGACATCAGAGCGTGCCGCGTACGGATGGGGGCGCGCGGGGCGTGCTATGGATCGAGGGTAcggcgggcgggcgggcgggcggggTCGCTTACCGACGAgcaggagcgcggcggcggcgaccagcaGGCAGAGAAGAAGCCGCGGCTTCGCCATGGATGCAGCTGGGGTTTGTTCGGGTAGAGAGGAGGAGGATTTTGGCCGAACTCGTGAGGGGTTGCGTTTATAGAGGAGCAGTGACAGTGCCAACTACTAGTATCTGGGTTGGGTT
This genomic window contains:
- the LOC109781518 gene encoding peptidyl-prolyl cis-trans isomerase FKBP15-1, with the protein product MAKPRLLLCLLVAAAALLLVASAKKSGDVSALQIGVKYKPESCSISAHKGDRVKVHYRGTLTDGTVFDSSFERGDPIEFELGTGQVIKGWDQGILGMCIGEKRKLKIPSKLGYGDQGSPPTIPGGATLIFDTELVAVNGEPSSKSEEDDADL